One window of the Candidatus Kinetoplastibacterium desouzaii TCC079E genome contains the following:
- the adk gene encoding adenylate kinase produces the protein MRLILLGPPGAGKGTQASLLTKYFNIPQISTGDMLRTAIREGTSLGSAVKEIMDHGKLVPDDIILKLVNARLGYKDCQNGYLLDGFPRTIPQADALKNANIHLDFIIEIDVPEKNIIERMSGRRIHIASGRSYHIKFNPPKIENIDDVTGETLIQREDDHEETVRKRLKIYKEQTKPLVDYYYYWSKQEPSIAPKYRKVLGLGSVEEIKEKILESMKN, from the coding sequence ATGCGTCTAATATTGCTCGGACCTCCAGGAGCCGGCAAAGGCACCCAAGCATCATTATTGACTAAATATTTCAATATACCTCAAATTTCAACTGGTGATATGCTAAGAACCGCCATAAGAGAAGGAACATCTTTAGGCTCAGCAGTAAAAGAAATAATGGATCATGGCAAATTGGTACCTGATGATATAATACTTAAATTGGTAAATGCTAGATTAGGTTATAAAGATTGCCAGAATGGATATTTACTTGATGGTTTTCCTAGAACAATACCTCAAGCAGATGCTCTAAAAAATGCTAATATACATCTTGATTTTATTATAGAAATAGATGTTCCAGAAAAAAACATTATAGAAAGAATGAGTGGTAGACGAATACATATTGCTAGTGGACGTAGTTATCATATTAAATTCAACCCTCCTAAGATTGAGAATATAGATGATGTAACAGGAGAAACCTTAATTCAACGAGAGGATGATCATGAAGAAACAGTGCGTAAACGTTTGAAAATATACAAAGAACAAACTAAACCTTTAGTTGACTATTACTATTATTGGTCAAAACAAGAGCCGTCAATTGCCCCAAAATATAGAAAAGTATTAGGATTGGGATCTGTAGAAGAAATTAAAGAAAAGATTTTAGAATCTATGAAAAACTAG
- a CDS encoding superoxide dismutase, with product MSYTLPKLQYSMDSLSPYISKETLEFHYGKHHQTYVNNLNNLISQSELSNLPLEEIVKKSSGGVFNNAAQIWNHNFYWLSLSPNSSGKPIGKIARAIDDQWGSFDSFKDEFNKFALGNFGSGWTWLVKKPDGSLGIVNTSNAGTILTTEDKALLTCDVWEHAYYIDYRNVRAKYLENYWPIVNWEFVDSNF from the coding sequence ATGAGTTATACATTGCCAAAGTTGCAATATAGCATGGATTCCCTGAGCCCTTATATTTCAAAAGAAACATTGGAGTTTCATTATGGGAAACATCATCAAACTTATGTCAATAATCTTAATAATTTAATATCACAGAGTGAATTGAGTAATTTGCCTCTAGAAGAAATTGTTAAGAAATCTTCTGGTGGTGTTTTTAACAATGCAGCTCAAATATGGAATCACAATTTTTATTGGTTGAGTCTTTCTCCAAATAGTTCAGGAAAACCAATTGGTAAGATTGCTAGAGCTATTGATGATCAATGGGGAAGTTTTGATTCTTTTAAAGACGAATTTAATAAATTTGCTCTTGGTAATTTTGGATCAGGGTGGACTTGGTTAGTAAAAAAACCAGATGGTTCTTTAGGTATAGTAAATACAAGCAATGCTGGAACTATATTGACAACTGAGGATAAGGCTCTCCTTACTTGTGATGTGTGGGAGCACGCTTATTATATTGATTATAGAAATGTTAGGGCAAAATATTTGGAAAATTATTGGCCTATAGTAAATTGGGAGTTTGTTGATAGTAATTTTTAA
- a CDS encoding cold-shock protein — protein sequence MSSTNETFSNDYKVKLTGTVKWFNDAKGFGFITPDNGGEEIFAHFSSIQMDGFRTLKEGQKVSFEVIQGPKGKQALNITKP from the coding sequence ATGTCTAGTACAAACGAAACATTTAGTAACGATTACAAAGTTAAATTAACTGGAACAGTTAAGTGGTTTAATGACGCAAAGGGATTTGGGTTTATTACTCCAGATAACGGTGGAGAGGAAATATTTGCACACTTTTCTTCTATCCAAATGGATGGTTTTAGAACTCTTAAAGAAGGACAAAAAGTCTCATTTGAGGTTATTCAAGGACCAAAAGGAAAACAAGCACTTAATATAACAAAACCTTAA
- the xth gene encoding exodeoxyribonuclease III yields the protein MNIATWNVNSLRLRLPQIINWLLINNIDILCLQETKTPDDKFPYDAFEEVGYKSYFYGQKSYNGVAIISKYEALEVSYGLKDYDNEQKRVISITIKNNISIRIICIYCPNGQSLESNKFIYKRQWFNKLNEFLVEELLKYPNLILLGDYNIAPTDADVHDPNIWKNTILVSDEERSFFKELINIGLYDLFREFKQPSSLFSWWDYRNLSFIKNKGLRIDHILASKSIVNLCKSCFIDKTPRKNKQPSDHTPVLINLEIN from the coding sequence ATGAATATAGCCACCTGGAACGTAAACTCATTAAGACTTAGATTACCTCAAATCATTAATTGGTTGTTAATCAATAATATTGATATATTATGTTTACAGGAAACAAAAACTCCAGACGATAAATTCCCCTATGATGCATTTGAAGAAGTAGGATATAAATCCTATTTCTATGGACAAAAATCATATAATGGAGTTGCTATAATAAGTAAATATGAAGCATTGGAAGTTTCTTATGGCCTAAAAGATTACGACAATGAACAAAAGAGAGTAATATCAATAACAATAAAGAATAATATATCTATTAGAATCATATGCATATATTGCCCAAATGGTCAATCATTAGAAAGTAACAAGTTTATATATAAAAGACAATGGTTTAATAAACTGAATGAATTTCTTGTTGAAGAATTATTAAAATATCCTAATTTAATTCTTTTAGGTGACTATAATATCGCACCAACAGATGCAGATGTACATGATCCAAATATTTGGAAAAATACTATACTTGTATCTGACGAAGAGAGGTCTTTTTTTAAAGAATTAATTAATATAGGATTATATGACCTATTTAGAGAATTTAAACAACCTTCTAGCTTATTTAGCTGGTGGGACTATAGAAATTTAAGTTTTATAAAAAATAAAGGCCTTAGAATAGACCATATATTAGCGTCAAAATCTATTGTAAATTTATGCAAATCGTGTTTTATCGACAAAACCCCAAGAAAAAATAAACAA
- the murJ gene encoding murein biosynthesis integral membrane protein MurJ — protein sequence MRKKGILYSILTVSFFTLLSKITGLARDIFIARTIGANYISDSFWIAFRVPNALRKIFAEGAFSQAFIPIINSVRNKDSIKYTATKDLINKITIILLVSVIIITTIGIITSPLIIKTIASGICDQTKNSKQFAYTVTMTRIMFPYVILISFTSLASNILNTWKIFSIPAFTPAILNISMIISCVLFSQYLEKPIFALSIGVITGGIIQLSIQWVAIIKIGLAPKLSTNFIVAWNDINVKKTITKMIPAIIGMSASQISILINTNIATWLENGSLTWLAFSDRITELPISLLGMALSTVMLPELSKSFSNKNYIQYNKLLNNGLKIVIIFAVPSAICMATLPTGLVTTLFHYGQFNEIDVHKTKYAVMAYSIGLVGMMSSKLLSSAFYSTQNTLTPAKISLFVLLISQILNLITVPIYKHVGLALSLSIGALVNSIIMLIILINTKVFNYYENKWGVFLLRLIPASLVISLLFNYCDSRIDWIGLQTNFIFRFILFIAIISLGMLLYTFLLFLFGMRLKDFIKVTYIK from the coding sequence ATGAGGAAAAAAGGGATATTATATTCTATACTAACCGTAAGTTTTTTTACTTTACTGTCTAAAATTACTGGTTTAGCACGTGATATTTTTATAGCCAGAACGATAGGCGCTAACTACATCAGCGATTCTTTTTGGATTGCTTTTAGAGTGCCCAATGCATTAAGAAAAATATTTGCTGAAGGAGCATTTTCTCAAGCATTCATCCCTATAATAAATAGTGTACGTAATAAAGACTCTATTAAATACACAGCTACAAAAGACTTAATAAATAAGATCACTATAATATTGCTAGTAAGTGTAATAATAATAACAACTATAGGTATTATTACATCTCCATTAATAATAAAAACAATAGCTAGTGGAATATGCGACCAAACAAAGAATTCAAAACAGTTTGCATATACCGTAACCATGACAAGAATAATGTTTCCTTATGTAATATTAATCTCTTTTACATCACTTGCCTCTAATATATTAAATACATGGAAAATATTTTCTATACCAGCATTTACTCCCGCAATTCTAAATATTTCAATGATTATTTCATGTGTACTATTTTCTCAATATCTAGAAAAACCTATTTTTGCTTTATCAATAGGAGTAATAACTGGTGGAATTATACAATTATCTATACAATGGGTAGCTATTATAAAGATTGGACTAGCACCTAAATTATCTACAAATTTTATTGTTGCCTGGAATGATATAAATGTAAAAAAAACAATAACAAAAATGATACCTGCGATAATAGGAATGTCTGCTTCACAAATATCAATTTTAATTAATACTAATATTGCAACATGGTTAGAAAATGGAAGTTTAACATGGTTAGCATTTTCAGATAGAATTACAGAACTTCCGATATCTTTATTAGGAATGGCATTAAGTACTGTAATGTTACCTGAGCTCTCAAAATCATTTTCTAATAAAAATTACATACAATATAATAAATTACTAAATAATGGATTAAAAATAGTAATCATATTTGCTGTTCCTTCGGCTATTTGCATGGCAACATTACCAACTGGTTTAGTAACAACACTATTTCATTATGGTCAATTTAATGAAATAGATGTCCACAAAACAAAATATGCTGTCATGGCTTATTCAATAGGTTTAGTAGGCATGATGTCTTCTAAGTTGTTGTCTTCTGCCTTTTACTCTACACAAAATACACTAACACCAGCAAAAATATCTTTATTTGTACTCTTAATATCACAAATTCTAAATTTAATAACCGTGCCAATATATAAACATGTAGGTCTAGCTCTAAGTCTTAGTATAGGAGCTTTAGTTAATTCTATTATTATGCTGATAATACTTATTAATACTAAAGTATTTAATTATTATGAAAACAAATGGGGAGTTTTTCTATTAAGATTAATACCTGCATCACTTGTAATATCTTTATTATTTAATTATTGTGATAGTAGAATAGATTGGATAGGATTACAAACAAATTTTATATTCAGATTCATTCTATTTATAGCTATAATATCATTAGGTATGTTATTATATACCTTTTTATTATTTTTATTCGGTATGAGATTAAAAGATTTTATAAAAGTTACTTATATAAAATAG
- the rpsT gene encoding 30S ribosomal protein S20: MANTAQARKRSRQSVERNKHNSSLRSMLRTAIKKVIHAVKSTDKVLAKETFQKTISTIDRIADKGIIHKNKAARHKSRLSNAIKNM; the protein is encoded by the coding sequence ATGGCAAACACAGCACAAGCTCGCAAACGTTCTAGACAATCTGTGGAACGTAATAAACATAATTCTAGCTTACGCTCTATGTTGCGTACTGCTATAAAAAAAGTAATCCATGCTGTTAAAAGTACAGATAAAGTTTTAGCAAAAGAAACTTTTCAAAAAACTATTAGCACTATAGATAGAATCGCTGACAAAGGAATTATTCATAAAAATAAAGCTGCACGTCATAAAAGTAGATTGTCTAACGCAATCAAAAACATGTAG
- the xseA gene encoding exodeoxyribonuclease VII large subunit produces the protein MKNSFFEFDSSVKEIWTVADLNRFIGSLLDREVSYVLVKGEISNFIIATSGHWYFTLKDSHASVKVVMFKGQTSSIGFIPKDGDKVELYAKASLYIPRGDYQLQASRMRISGVGNLHEIYLLIKKRLFEEGLFDSCRKRSVNKNPSAIGVITSLKAAALNDVISSFKRRAPYVNLIIYPSPVQGEDAPIKLIEQLNIANRRKEVDTILIVRGGGSLEDLWAFNDEYLARAIGNSKIPIISGVGHDIDFTIVDFVADLRAPTPTAAAELASNSQLDMLNILQLYCNRMHKVQMKTIQTYQQRLDKLSFRISSPLNTLYSKKDKVLYLFKLLLSFVKESQSSSLQRVNLLKKSLIYKLPNISYYDDLVRSLYSRLQRSSKLLVVSKDSYLSSLVSRLNLLNHDNILLRGYALVVDKDGKIVKSSEALTNRQELEIQFYEDKLDVLVNFKDKNTSQ, from the coding sequence ATGAAAAATTCTTTTTTTGAATTCGATTCTTCTGTTAAAGAAATTTGGACTGTTGCTGATTTAAATAGATTTATTGGAAGTTTATTAGATAGAGAAGTTTCTTATGTGCTTGTAAAAGGTGAAATATCTAATTTTATTATAGCTACATCAGGTCATTGGTATTTCACATTAAAAGATAGTCATGCTTCTGTAAAGGTTGTAATGTTTAAAGGACAAACTTCTTCTATAGGTTTTATTCCTAAAGATGGAGATAAAGTTGAGCTTTACGCAAAAGCATCATTGTATATACCTAGAGGAGATTATCAATTACAAGCTAGTAGAATGAGAATTTCAGGTGTTGGAAATTTGCATGAAATATATTTATTGATAAAAAAACGTTTATTTGAAGAGGGATTATTCGATTCATGTCGTAAACGTTCAGTTAACAAAAATCCTAGTGCTATTGGAGTAATAACATCATTAAAAGCAGCGGCTTTAAATGATGTTATTTCTTCTTTTAAGAGAAGAGCTCCATATGTTAATTTAATTATATATCCATCACCTGTGCAGGGTGAAGATGCTCCTATTAAACTTATAGAACAATTAAATATAGCTAATAGAAGAAAAGAAGTTGATACTATATTAATAGTTAGAGGTGGTGGCAGTTTAGAAGATCTTTGGGCATTTAATGATGAGTATTTAGCTAGAGCAATTGGTAATAGTAAGATACCTATAATAAGCGGTGTAGGCCATGATATAGATTTTACAATAGTAGATTTTGTTGCTGACTTACGAGCTCCAACGCCAACTGCTGCTGCTGAACTAGCAAGCAATTCTCAGTTAGATATGTTGAATATTTTGCAATTATATTGTAATCGCATGCATAAAGTTCAAATGAAGACTATTCAAACGTATCAACAAAGACTAGATAAATTATCATTTCGTATTTCATCTCCATTAAATACATTATATAGCAAGAAAGATAAGGTTTTGTATCTTTTTAAATTATTATTATCCTTTGTTAAGGAATCACAGTCTAGTTCTTTGCAAAGAGTAAATTTATTAAAAAAATCTTTAATATATAAACTACCTAATATTAGTTATTATGATGATCTTGTGAGATCTTTATATTCTAGATTACAAAGATCTAGTAAATTATTAGTTGTTTCTAAAGATAGTTATCTATCTTCTTTGGTTTCTAGGTTAAATTTGCTAAATCACGATAATATATTATTAAGAGGTTATGCTTTAGTTGTAGATAAAGATGGTAAAATAGTAAAAAGTTCTGAGGCTTTAACTAATAGACAGGAGCTTGAGATTCAATTCTATGAAGATAAATTAGATGTTTTAGTAAATTTCAAAGACAAAAACACAAGTCAATGA
- the lpxK gene encoding tetraacyldisaccharide 4'-kinase — MKYFIQNQWNKKGLLSNILYPFSYIVITTNFIKKKIYDYGIIKKYRPNIPTIIVGNIYIGGTGKTPLVISIVNKLKSLGWKPGVISRGYGVKIGKDAIVEHNKVSAKIFGDEPALINRETGVPISVHPNRIKAAKALMLYDNTLNVLICDDGLQHIALERDFEIIVQDDRKYGNGRVIPSGPLRETLNRLNTVHAIINNVPHYIYNKSININNKKPFELNMFLKPSNAYNLTNPQIVKPLKYFANNNKFKKIVAIAGIGNHERFMETLNQHNIYPSSYIKLNDHSKIEKSNFSQIFADIILMTSKDAIKYAGIEDSRLWEIKVEAQISNDVFYYYLSDFISKFHNNI; from the coding sequence ATGAAATATTTCATACAAAATCAATGGAATAAGAAAGGTCTTTTAAGTAATATCCTGTATCCATTTTCATATATAGTAATCACCACAAATTTCATAAAAAAGAAGATCTATGATTACGGAATTATAAAAAAATATAGACCAAATATTCCAACTATAATCGTCGGAAATATATATATAGGAGGAACAGGTAAAACTCCTCTAGTAATATCAATTGTCAATAAACTAAAATCATTAGGATGGAAACCTGGAGTAATTAGTAGAGGATATGGAGTGAAAATAGGAAAAGATGCCATTGTAGAACACAATAAAGTTTCGGCAAAAATCTTTGGAGATGAACCAGCTTTAATAAATAGAGAAACTGGTGTTCCTATTTCTGTTCATCCTAATAGAATAAAAGCAGCTAAAGCTTTGATGCTTTATGACAATACACTAAACGTACTAATATGTGATGATGGTTTGCAACATATAGCTCTAGAAAGAGATTTTGAAATAATAGTACAAGATGATAGGAAATATGGTAACGGCAGAGTTATTCCATCTGGGCCATTAAGAGAAACGTTAAATAGATTAAATACTGTTCATGCTATTATTAATAATGTACCACATTATATTTATAATAAATCAATAAACATAAACAACAAAAAACCTTTTGAACTAAATATGTTTTTGAAACCATCTAATGCCTATAATCTTACAAACCCCCAAATAGTTAAACCTTTAAAATATTTTGCAAACAACAATAAATTTAAAAAAATTGTAGCTATAGCTGGAATAGGAAACCACGAACGATTTATGGAAACATTAAATCAACATAATATCTACCCTAGTTCGTATATAAAACTGAATGACCATAGCAAAATAGAAAAGTCTAATTTTTCACAAATATTTGCGGATATCATATTAATGACATCAAAAGATGCTATAAAATATGCTGGGATTGAAGATTCAAGATTATGGGAAATAAAAGTTGAAGCTCAAATATCAAATGATGTGTTTTATTATTATTTATCTGACTTCATAAGCAAATTTCATAATAACATATAA
- the rplT gene encoding 50S ribosomal protein L20, with product MPRVKRGVTAHARHKKIIDSAKGYLGRRGNVFRIAKQAVMRAGQYAYRDRRNKKRTFRALWIARINAAVREHGLSYSVFISGLRKSMIEIDRKILSDMAIRDKDGFAFIVQKVKEQL from the coding sequence ATGCCTCGCGTAAAACGTGGAGTTACGGCTCATGCACGACATAAAAAAATTATAGATTCAGCCAAAGGCTATTTGGGACGTCGTGGTAATGTTTTTAGAATTGCAAAGCAAGCTGTTATGCGAGCAGGTCAGTATGCTTATCGTGATCGTAGAAATAAGAAAAGAACTTTTCGTGCTTTGTGGATTGCCCGTATAAATGCTGCTGTACGTGAACATGGATTGAGTTATAGTGTATTTATATCTGGTCTTAGAAAATCAATGATTGAGATTGATCGTAAGATTTTATCTGATATGGCTATTCGTGATAAAGATGGATTTGCATTTATTGTCCAGAAAGTTAAAGAACAGCTATAG
- the rpmI gene encoding 50S ribosomal protein L35 yields the protein MPKMKTKRGAAKRFQFRSDGSIKRAHAFKRHILTKKNTKSKRQLRGSTVVHSSDMNLVKAMMPYA from the coding sequence ATGCCCAAAATGAAAACAAAGAGAGGCGCAGCAAAGCGTTTTCAGTTTCGTAGTGATGGCTCTATTAAGCGTGCTCATGCTTTTAAAAGACATATTCTTACGAAGAAGAATACCAAATCAAAACGACAATTACGTGGCTCTACTGTAGTTCATAGCTCTGATATGAACTTAGTAAAAGCTATGATGCCTTATGCTTAA